TTTCCGGCGGGCAACGTCAACGCGTCGCGCTGGCGCGCACCTTGATGGAGGATCGTCCGATTGTATTGCTGGACGAACCTTTCTCTGCGCTCGATGCCAAGACACGGGCGCAAATGCAGGACCTGGCGTGCGAGCTTCTCGCGGGCCGCACTGTGCTTTTGGTGACCCATGACCCTGCCGAAGCCGCGCGATTGGGCCATCAGATCATTTTGATGACCGAAGAGAACACCCAAGCAATTACCCCTCCACAAAGCGACGCACCCCGTGCTGCAACTGATCCTGACGTGCTGCGCGCGCAGGGCGATATGCTTGCTTTGCTCTGTGCTGAAACCCCTGACTAAAGAGACCCAAATGCGCGCGACCGACTACCTTAAAGAGCAATGCCAGAGTGACTGGACCGCGGCCACGACCCATGCGTTTACCGACGCTCTGGCCGATGGCAGTTTGGACCTGGAAAAAATGGTCGGGTATCTGCAGCAGGACTATCTGTTCATTGAGGATTTCGTCCGGCTTCTGGCGTCAGCCATTGCGCATGCGCCGACCTTGCCGGATGCCATCCCCGCGGCGCAATTCATGGGCGTGATCTCTGGGCCAGAAAACACCTACTTTCTGCGCAGCTTTGAGGCGTTGGACGCCCAAAGCGACGCGCTAGCCACTGAAGAAACCGTCGCGTTTCAGACCCTGATGCGCAAGGCGGCACGGTCTGGTCGCTATGAGGTGATGCTCTCGGTTTTGGTCGTGGCAGAGTGGGTCTATCTGGAGTGGGCGCGCCCCTTTGAAGATCGCGCAGACGCGCTGCCATTCTATTTCGGTGAATGGATTACGTTGCATTGCGGTGCAGGCTTTGAAGGTGTCGTGGCCTATCTGCGCGGGCAATTGGATCAGGTCTGGGACGGTCTGGACGCCGCCGCAAAGTCTGATGTTGTCGAGATGTTTACTGCGGCTGTGGCCTGTGAGCGCGCGTTTTTTGACGCGGCCTGGGCCGGTTTTGAGGTCGCGACATGAAACCTTGGCAGGCCGGCATAGCTTCGACAGTTTTGGGTTTGGCGATCTGGCAGGCCGTGGTCTGGACCTTCGACCTGCCGAAGTTTATTTTGCCGAGCCCCGGTTTGGTGGCGGAAACTCTTTGGAAAAGCCGCGCGCTGATAGCTGAAAACGCTCTGGTGACGTTAAGTGAGGTGCTTGTTGGTCTGGTGCTAGGGGCGATCCTCGGAGGGCTTTCTGCCATAGGCCTAGCAGCGTCGCCGATGGCGCGGGCCTTGGTACGGCCGATGCTGGTCTTTAGTCAGGCGGTTCCGGTCTTTGCTTTGGCGCCGATCCTGACGCTCTGGCTGGGCTATGGGCTTTGGTCCAAGGTCGCGATGGCTCTGATCATTATTTATTTTCCGGTAACCTCGTCATTTTTTGACGCGCTGATGCGTACGAACAAGGACTGGCTGGGATTGGCGCGTGTGATGGGCGCGACACCGTTTCGCGTGATGTGGCATATTCGGATCCCATCGGCGCTGCCGGGGTTTGCCTCGGGGCTGAGGTTGGCGGCGGTCTATGCGCCGATTGGGGCAATTATCGGCGAGTGGGTTGGGGCCAGCAAAGGGCTTGGCTATCTGATGTTGTTGGCCAATGGGCGTGCCAAGATTGATTTGATGTTTGCGTCTCTGATTGTCTTGGCCGTGCTGACACTGTGTTTGCACGCGGCGGTGGATCAATTCTGTCGTAAGGTGTTGGATCGTCCCGCTTAAGTGGGGCTTTGCCCCCTAGGCTGCGCCAATTCACCCAGGATATTTCTAGCAAGAGAAAGTGGTCAGCTTAGGCGGCCATAGAACGTCATGCGCGCGCTTTCGGAGAGCTCTATGCCGGGTTCGGAGTTATATGCGAGCACGGCCAACATGCGCGTTTTGTCGCTTTCGTTTGGGGACACGCGATGGATGGAATTGCGACCGCGGAATAGCACCAACGTGCCGGGAT
This is a stretch of genomic DNA from Cognatishimia activa. It encodes these proteins:
- a CDS encoding TenA family protein, yielding MRATDYLKEQCQSDWTAATTHAFTDALADGSLDLEKMVGYLQQDYLFIEDFVRLLASAIAHAPTLPDAIPAAQFMGVISGPENTYFLRSFEALDAQSDALATEETVAFQTLMRKAARSGRYEVMLSVLVVAEWVYLEWARPFEDRADALPFYFGEWITLHCGAGFEGVVAYLRGQLDQVWDGLDAAAKSDVVEMFTAAVACERAFFDAAWAGFEVAT
- a CDS encoding ABC transporter permease, with the protein product MKPWQAGIASTVLGLAIWQAVVWTFDLPKFILPSPGLVAETLWKSRALIAENALVTLSEVLVGLVLGAILGGLSAIGLAASPMARALVRPMLVFSQAVPVFALAPILTLWLGYGLWSKVAMALIIIYFPVTSSFFDALMRTNKDWLGLARVMGATPFRVMWHIRIPSALPGFASGLRLAAVYAPIGAIIGEWVGASKGLGYLMLLANGRAKIDLMFASLIVLAVLTLCLHAAVDQFCRKVLDRPA